In a genomic window of Candidatus Saccharimonadia bacterium:
- a CDS encoding AAA family ATPase — translation MAVAKEPAPSGDSFEAHGLGWRAVMLDRTCRITVRRLRRDGGSLKGYVDVEYKAPGRGTPRERLAGEVLNLSSGRDRAGFANRLLERKPSIEWRNIVDAFCVEVERRDDEAEPAVLIGNLPAPIDGGWLVDGLLERNQNNEIHGDGSVGKSWLGLALAVSVTTGIEILPGYRPHQRGPVLYLDWETDQDTLNARVQQIARGAGITYPDIWYLRMDGPLSDAVERVLALCQENGIILIVVDSIEAAMAGSISAGAPSNEGPSRMNRALRRIGLTAFLIDHISSEQAQSEKIATKAYGSIFKRNWIRRSFHLKQTHEPAADGFRHLGLFIAKVNNGKEPPPVGLRWEVNDEVCRWDREEMDDPELEQALPLVDRIAGYIRREGPSQLSAIVEAMAPAKRTTVTSTLQRQTKRFYKDGRGLWDVLVEPPAPAEDADYGDPDPLPWPDAGDADA, via the coding sequence ATGGCTGTCGCCAAAGAACCAGCACCATCAGGTGATTCCTTCGAGGCGCACGGGCTCGGTTGGCGCGCCGTCATGCTGGACCGTACGTGTCGCATCACGGTGCGACGCCTGCGTCGGGACGGCGGCAGCCTCAAGGGCTACGTGGACGTCGAATACAAGGCACCAGGGCGCGGGACGCCGCGCGAGCGGCTTGCGGGCGAGGTGCTGAACTTATCGTCCGGCCGCGACCGCGCGGGATTCGCCAATCGGTTGCTGGAGCGAAAGCCGAGCATCGAGTGGCGCAACATCGTCGATGCGTTCTGCGTCGAGGTCGAGAGGCGCGACGATGAGGCCGAGCCCGCCGTCCTGATCGGCAACCTGCCGGCGCCCATCGACGGCGGGTGGCTCGTCGATGGGCTGCTGGAGCGCAACCAGAACAACGAGATCCACGGCGACGGATCGGTGGGGAAATCGTGGCTCGGCCTGGCGCTGGCTGTCAGCGTGACGACGGGCATCGAGATCCTGCCCGGCTACCGCCCCCACCAGCGCGGCCCCGTGCTGTACCTGGACTGGGAGACGGATCAGGACACCCTGAATGCCCGCGTCCAGCAGATAGCTAGAGGGGCCGGCATCACCTATCCCGACATCTGGTACCTGCGGATGGACGGGCCGCTCTCGGATGCCGTCGAGCGGGTGCTGGCGCTCTGCCAGGAGAACGGGATCATCCTGATCGTCGTGGACTCGATCGAGGCCGCGATGGCGGGCTCGATCTCGGCCGGCGCCCCGTCCAACGAGGGTCCGTCGAGGATGAATCGGGCGCTCCGCCGCATCGGCCTGACGGCGTTCCTGATCGACCACATCAGCTCAGAGCAGGCTCAGTCCGAGAAGATCGCCACCAAGGCGTACGGGTCGATCTTCAAGCGCAACTGGATACGGCGGTCGTTCCATCTGAAACAGACCCACGAGCCTGCCGCCGATGGTTTCCGCCACCTGGGCCTGTTCATCGCCAAGGTCAACAACGGCAAGGAGCCTCCCCCGGTCGGATTGCGCTGGGAGGTCAACGACGAGGTCTGCCGCTGGGATCGCGAAGAGATGGACGACCCCGAGCTTGAGCAGGCGCTGCCCCTGGTGGACCGGATCGCGGGCTACATTAGGCGGGAGGGACCGTCCCAGCTCTCGGCGATTGTCGAGGCGATGGCGCCGGCCAAGCGGACCACCGTGACATCGACGCTCCAGCGCCAGACCAAGCGGTTCTACAAGGACGGGCGCGGGTTGTGGGACGTGTTGGTCGAGCCGCCGGCACCCGCCGAAGACGCCGATTACGGCGACCCCGATCCGCTGCCGTGGCCCGACGCAGGTGACGCAGATGCGTGA
- a CDS encoding CHC2 zinc finger domain-containing protein: MRTVYQIRDMLGETIAEHVAVRWPGGQKRMYWQVPGCDARDGLMGLSTPDLPLYGAERIPSLTIGETVILTEGEKARDALWALGFDALGTVTGASATPGEDALSVLLPFDVVLWPDHDREGHQHMNRIAWELHRLGGHLPRAIVPEWVGEDGTIRHGLLKKGFDAADLSPKTDRAGIVSDLLQSARPWRLHPEPTRPKLVRPTYDRARDDERVGTARTHLLRVVEERLGPPKEVRQGTPWWCCPFHADRSPSFKVDPRQPFYKCFGCDARGDVFTFLQALDGVAFKDALSELAPAAGIGGIPRFGA; the protein is encoded by the coding sequence ATGAGGACGGTCTACCAGATCAGGGACATGCTCGGTGAGACCATCGCCGAGCATGTGGCGGTGCGCTGGCCCGGCGGTCAGAAGCGGATGTACTGGCAGGTGCCCGGGTGCGACGCCAGGGACGGCCTGATGGGCTTATCCACGCCCGATCTGCCGCTGTACGGCGCCGAGCGCATCCCGTCGCTCACGATTGGGGAGACCGTCATCCTCACCGAGGGCGAGAAGGCCCGCGACGCGCTGTGGGCGCTGGGATTCGATGCGCTGGGCACCGTGACGGGCGCCTCGGCCACGCCCGGTGAGGACGCCCTGTCGGTGCTGCTGCCGTTCGACGTGGTGCTCTGGCCCGACCACGACCGCGAGGGTCACCAGCACATGAACCGGATCGCCTGGGAGCTCCATCGGCTCGGTGGGCACCTGCCTAGAGCCATCGTTCCCGAGTGGGTGGGCGAGGACGGGACGATCAGGCATGGGCTGCTGAAGAAGGGCTTCGATGCGGCCGACCTGTCTCCGAAGACGGATCGCGCCGGCATCGTCTCCGATCTGCTTCAGTCTGCCCGACCCTGGCGGCTGCATCCCGAACCGACGAGGCCGAAACTGGTGCGGCCTACATATGACCGCGCGCGCGATGACGAGCGGGTGGGGACTGCCAGGACGCATCTGCTCAGGGTCGTTGAGGAGCGGCTGGGGCCACCGAAGGAGGTTCGTCAGGGCACGCCGTGGTGGTGCTGCCCGTTCCACGCCGACCGCTCGCCCAGCTTCAAGGTGGACCCGCGCCAACCCTTCTATAAGTGCTTCGGGTGTGACGCTCGGGGCGATGTGTTCACCTTCCTGCAAGCGCTCGATGGCGTCGCGTTCAAGGACGCGCTGTCGGAGCTCGCACCAGCCGCCGGCATCGGCGGCATCCCGAGGTTCGGCGCGTGA
- a CDS encoding recombinase RecT, which yields MTTTALAQRQDILPDAQSWKTMMEMARELVASGLLPKGIDKPAAALAVIQKGREIGIPPMYALSNIGIINGRPVVGAEVMLAMVYRDHGDQAIQFVETSAQRCAVSYKRKSWPQARAFEWTMENAEQAGLLGKGGPWKQYPAAMLRARCISAVARLAFPDSLGGMYTPEELGAEVTVTDDGEIEVVPQAAPIRAIRPEIGDVTPPPPQPAGAEFRQKWDQQWSVGIAAATAAGLGEPQAPPANASEVALKKAARELSDEIQARRALNAEIVEKIAQVRATHGANAVSDFDPVTEASETVHQMLATLNEMLAEPEAKDAEAF from the coding sequence ATGACGACGACCGCATTGGCACAGCGACAGGACATCCTGCCAGACGCGCAAAGCTGGAAGACGATGATGGAGATGGCCCGCGAGCTGGTCGCCTCGGGGTTGCTCCCGAAGGGGATCGACAAGCCGGCAGCCGCGTTGGCAGTGATCCAGAAGGGGCGCGAGATCGGGATTCCGCCGATGTACGCGCTGTCCAACATCGGAATCATCAACGGCCGGCCGGTTGTTGGCGCCGAGGTCATGCTGGCGATGGTCTACCGTGACCACGGCGACCAGGCGATCCAGTTCGTGGAGACCAGCGCCCAGCGCTGCGCGGTCAGCTACAAGCGGAAGTCCTGGCCCCAGGCACGGGCCTTCGAGTGGACGATGGAGAACGCCGAGCAGGCCGGGTTACTGGGCAAGGGCGGCCCCTGGAAGCAGTACCCGGCAGCCATGTTGCGAGCTCGCTGCATCAGCGCCGTGGCCCGCCTCGCGTTCCCCGACTCGCTGGGCGGCATGTACACCCCCGAGGAGCTCGGCGCCGAGGTCACGGTGACGGACGACGGTGAGATCGAGGTCGTCCCACAGGCCGCTCCGATCCGAGCGATCAGGCCAGAGATAGGGGACGTGACCCCTCCTCCGCCTCAGCCGGCAGGCGCCGAGTTCCGCCAGAAGTGGGACCAACAGTGGTCCGTTGGTATCGCGGCAGCGACGGCAGCCGGACTTGGCGAGCCACAGGCACCGCCGGCGAATGCCTCGGAAGTGGCGCTGAAGAAAGCGGCTCGTGAGCTTTCCGATGAGATACAGGCGCGCAGAGCGCTGAATGCCGAGATCGTCGAGAAGATCGCTCAGGTTCGGGCGACACACGGCGCCAACGCGGTGAGCGACTTTGACCCCGTCACGGAGGCCAGCGAGACCGTCCACCAGATGCTCGCCACGCTCAACGAGATGCTCGCCGAGCCTGAAGCCAAAGACGCGGAAGCCTTCTAG
- a CDS encoding HNH endonuclease: MAATKPVEPKIGKGLRFRILARDHFRCVYCGASAHDGARLHVDHVRPRSQGGTNDPSNLVTACSDCNLGKSDTTQWSES; encoded by the coding sequence GTGGCGGCAACGAAGCCGGTAGAGCCGAAGATCGGGAAGGGACTCCGGTTCCGCATCCTCGCCCGGGATCATTTTCGATGCGTCTACTGCGGCGCCAGCGCTCATGACGGAGCGCGCCTGCACGTCGATCACGTCAGGCCTCGATCCCAGGGCGGCACGAACGATCCATCGAACTTAGTTACTGCCTGCTCGGACTGCAACCTGGGCAAGAGCGACACGACGCAGTGGAGTGAATCATGA